A single window of Coleofasciculus chthonoplastes PCC 7420 DNA harbors:
- a CDS encoding AI-2E family transporter — translation MSRSIVAVLPPTLLALIFQGIGRGVATLVGLAIIQVILGNFVDPRLQGRTLKLSPFVALLSIVFWGWVWGIPGALLGNSGFNPTSDIIDFHKCENQCQYSLVFPDRVQQ, via the coding sequence ATGTCACGGTCGATTGTCGCGGTACTCCCGCCCACTCTACTGGCGCTAATTTTTCAAGGAATCGGGCGGGGAGTAGCAACATTGGTGGGTTTGGCTATCATTCAAGTGATTTTAGGCAACTTCGTTGATCCCCGTCTTCAGGGACGTACCCTTAAGCTTTCACCCTTTGTGGCGCTATTGTCGATTGTATTCTGGGGTTGGGTGTGGGGTATTCCTGGCGCACTACTGGGTAACTCTGGTTTTAACCCAACATCTGATATTATTGACTTCCACAAGTGCGAAAATCAATGCCAATATTCACTCGTTTTCCCCGATAGGGTTCAGCAGTAA